From the genome of Macrobrachium nipponense isolate FS-2020 chromosome 43, ASM1510439v2, whole genome shotgun sequence, one region includes:
- the LOC135213614 gene encoding uncharacterized protein LOC135213614 has protein sequence MNALTLFSFAAAVACCGSSVAYPGVYGTYPDLYPGIVPQAASHLPVAHGALAYNHLGYPRYTAGYNTIPYAPIQTQYHAQDELGQYSFGYAGGPSARNEHRDAFGVVRGSYNYIDSEGKVQTQHYVADALGFRVSGTNLPVAPGAPEAAPLALPRPLPAPVTDTPEVAAAKTAHQAAYDEAAAAAEAAPDRKKRSVLAAPFPTSYSSLRRFSYGFSAPVTYGHPALYGLGHTWGPYVHAAHTYAPYPAVPAVVEEAEDAETPSATKLLKVVDIPRRAVPYSFY, from the exons ATGAATGCTCTG acattattttcttttgcgGCGGCTGTTGCTTGCTGTGGTTCATCTGTGGCATATCCGGGTGTGTATGGTACTTACCCAGACCTGTACCCAGGGATCGTACCTCAGGCAGCTTCACACTTACCAGTAGCTCATGGTGCACTGGCGTATAACCACTTGGGCTATCCCAGATACACTGCTGGATACAACACCATCCCTTATGCCCCAATTCAAACCCAGTATCATGCCCAAGACGAACTCGGTCAGTACTCCTTTGGGTATGCCGGTGGTCCTTCTGCCCGCAATGAGCATCGAGATGCTTTTGGCGTCGTTAGGGGATCCTACAATTACATCGACTCCGAGGGAAAGGTCCAAACCCAGCACTACGTAGCTGATGCCCTTGGCTTCCGCGTCTCTGGCACCAACCTGCCTGTGGCTCCCGGTGCCCCAGAAGCTGCCCCTTTGGCTTTACCCAGACCGCTGCCAGCACCCGTTACAGATACTCCAGAAGTAGCTGCTGCTAAAACTGCCCATCAGGCAGCTTATGATGAAGCAGCTGCTGCCGCAGAAGCTGCCCCTGATCGTAAGAAGCGCTCTGTTTTAGCTGCTCCTTTTCCGACCTCTTACTCTTCACTTCGTCGTTTCTCCTACGGATTCTCTGCTCCTGTGACATACGGGCACCCTGCCCTGTATGGCCTTGGCCATACCTGGGGCCCATATGTCCATGCTGCTCATACTTATGCCCCATACCCAGCAGTCCCTGCTGTTGTCGAGGAAGCTGAAGACGCAGAGACTCCAAGTGCTACCAAGCTCCTGAAGGTGGTGGACATCCCCAGGCGGGCTGTTCCATACAGCTTTTACTGA
- the LOC135213855 gene encoding uncharacterized protein LOC135213855: protein MNALTLFALAAVAAYGSCSLGYRGVYSGYPRVYSGIAHHGYTGAHPVATYGSAVHTPLAYNQVAHAGYNTIPYSPIQSQYHAQDEFGQYSFGYAGGPSARSETRDAFGVVRGSNNYIDSEGKVQTQHYVADALGFRVSGTNLPVSPDAPLAAPLAVPVVLPEPVQDTPEVAAAKAAHEAAYNEAAAAAAVAAPDRKKRSVLAAHALGVYPSRRFSYGFSAPLSYGYPAYGTYHSYGPYVHGAHSYPAYPHALTTTRDATLLRVVNNPGHAVSYRVD, encoded by the exons ATGAATGCTCTG acattattTGCATTGGCGGCTGTTGCTGCTTACGGCAGTTGCAGTCTGGGATATCGAGGTGTCTATAGTGGATACCCAAGGGTTTACTCGGGCATTGCACACCATGGATACACAGGTGCTCATCCCGTTGCAACCTATGGGTCTGCAGTTCACACACCTTTGGCTTACAACCAAGTAGCTCACGCAGGTTACAACACCATCCCTTATTCACCAATCCAGTCCCAGTACCATGCCCAGGACGAGTTTGGCCAGTACTCCTTCGGATATGCCGGCGGTCCCTCTGCTCGCTCTGAGACCCGTGATGCTTTTGGTGTCGTCAGGGGATCCAACAACTACATTGACTCTGAAGGAAAAGTGCAGACCCAGCATTATGTTGCCGATGCCCTTGGTTTCCGCGTGTCTGGCACTAACCTGCCTGTGAGCCCAGATGCCCCACTAGCTGCGCCTTTGGCTGTCCCTGTCGTGCTTCCTGAACCTGTGCAGGATACCCCAGAAGTCGCCGCTGCAAAGGCTGCTCATGAGGCAGCCTACAACgaggcagctgctgctgctgctgtagcTGCTCCTGATCGCAAGAAGCGCTCTGTTTTGGCAGCCCACGCTCTGGGTGTGTACCCCTCACGTCGTTTCTCCTATGGATTCTCTGCTCCCTTGTCCTACGGCTACCCAGCTTATGGAACTTACCATTCTTATGGTCCTTACGTTCATGGAGCCCATTCATACCCTGCATACCCTCATGCACTTACTACCACTAGGGACGCCACCCTTCTGCGTGTGGTGAACAACCCAGGGCATGCTGTTTCTTACCGGGTGGACTAA
- the LOC135213615 gene encoding cuticle protein 7-like has translation MRHRAGFLLYEEVILRCPDLPGNSSFSPSSRPRPLVLAPLNPYIRRSDGHHAQTAAISRWITMNALTVLSFAAVAACGSALILGHPGIYGTYAGLLPQAYTGVLPAAAPVAVAPAPVTYNVAPVAYNAIPYAPIQSQYHAQDELGQYSFGYAGGPSARSETRDAFGVVRGSYNYVDSEGKVQTQHYVADALGFRVAGTNIPVGPDAPKAAPGPLPEPVQDTPEVSAAKAAFKVAYDEAAAAAAAAPDARK, from the exons ATGCGGCACAGAGCAGGATTTCTCCTTTATGAAGAAGTCATACTAAGATGCCCTGACCTTCCTGGgaattcttctttttctccttcctcccgCCCACGCCCATTAGTCCTTGCCCCGTTGAACCCGTATATAAGACGCTCCGATGGCCACCACGCCCAGACAGCCGCCATCTCTCGCTGGATCACCATGAATGCTCTG ACAGTACTCTCCTTTGCGGCCGTAGCTGCATGCGGCAGTGCCCTGATCTTAGGGCACCCAGGAATCTACGGTACTTACGCAGGTCTCCTGCCCCAGGCTTACACAGGAGTCCTTCCTGCGGCTGCGCCTGTGGCTGTGGCACCTGCACCCGTGACCTACAATGTGGCTCCTGTAGCTTATAATGCCATCCCTTACGCCCCCATCCAGTCCCAGTACCATGCCCAGGACGAGCTCGGCCAGTACTCCTTCGGCTACGCCGGTGGTCCCTCTGCCCGCTCTGAGACCCGCGATGCCTTCGGGGTCGTCAGAGGATCCTACAACTATGTTGATTCCGAAGGGAAGGTCCAGACCCAGCACTATGTAGCCGATGCCCTCGGCTTCCGCGTCGCTGGCACCAATATTCCTGTTGGTCCCGATGCCCCAAAAGCCGCTCCAGGACCTTTGCCTGAACCCGTCCAGGATACCCCAGAGGTCTCTGCCGCTAAGGCTGCCTTCAAGGTTGCTTACGACGAGGCCGCTGCCGCAGCTGCTGCCGCTCCCGACGCTCGCAAATAG